The Vicia villosa cultivar HV-30 ecotype Madison, WI linkage group LG1, Vvil1.0, whole genome shotgun sequence genome includes a region encoding these proteins:
- the LOC131597881 gene encoding pathogenesis-related protein 1-like: protein MGSFYVLCILGLVLIIGSSEVAHGQDSADDYVNAHNAARSAVALEGFIIPNIHWNATAAEAAQEYVNQHKDCKVDVSDGKGYIFPFGKNIAVSTKDISGVEAVKLWVDEKPYYFHYGNLCYRECRHYVQVVWSASKTVGCAKVGCDNGGTLVACIYTPPANFASESPY, encoded by the coding sequence ATGGGTTCATTTTATGTATTGTGTATCTTAGGTTTAGTACTTATTATTGGTAGTAGTGAGGTTGCACATGGCCAAGACTCTGCAGACGACTACGTGAACGCCCACAACGCAGCAAGATCAGCAGTAGCACTTGAGGGTTTCATTATTCCAAATATTCATTGGAATGCCACTGCCGCTGAAGCTGCCCAGGAATATGTTAATCAACACAAAGACTGTAAGGTGGATGTGTCCGATGGTAAGGGTTATATATTCCCTTTCGGAAAGAATATCGCGGTGAGCACGAAGGACATAAGTGGCGTAGAAGCGGTGAAATTGTGGGTGGATGAAAAACCATATTATTTTCACTATGGAAACTTATGTTACCGAGAATGTCGTCATTATGTCCAGGTGGTTTGGTCTGCTTCAAAAACTGTTGGATGTGCTAAAGTGGGATGTGATAATGGAGGCACACTGGTTGCTTGCATTTATACACCTCCTGCCAACTTTGCTAGTGAATCACCATACTAA